In a single window of the Arachis hypogaea cultivar Tifrunner chromosome 6, arahy.Tifrunner.gnm2.J5K5, whole genome shotgun sequence genome:
- the LOC112698013 gene encoding anthranilate N-methyltransferase, translated as MESSANNHLKPKEEDSLSLAMEMLGMNVVPLAVKAPCSLQRKLRLRLGAKTQKHLKCWIAFLGCWQVTLSFVALFPNKIIVTPRPTLALLLDNVFYQSWKEVKGAIMEGGIPFNRAYGMHAFEYPGVDQRFNEVFNIKTLVDVGGGFGVNLHLITSKYSHVKAIINFDLPQHAPLYADGVLALVCHVSSLRVMEIFK; from the exons ATGGAATCAAGTGCAAACAATCATCTTAAACCCAAAGAAGAAGACAGCTTGAGTCTTGCCATGGAAATGCTGGGTATGAATGTGGTTCCACTGGCGGTGAAGGCGCCATGCTCTCTGCAAAGGAAATTGCGTCTCAGATTGGGAGCAAAAACCCAGAAGCAcctcaaatgctggatcgccttcTTAGGTTGTTGGCAAGTCACTCTCTCCTTCGTTGCTCTGTTTCCCAACAAGATCATAGTCACTCCAAGACCAACCTTGGCTTTGCTTCTCGACAATGTCTTCTACCAAAGCTG GAAGGAAGTGAAAGGAGCAATTATGGAAGGTGGAATTCCATTCAACAGGGCTTATGGCATGCATGCCTTTGAGTATCCAGGCGTAGATCAAAGATTCAATGAGGTGTTCAACATCAAAACTCTGGTGGACGTTGGTGGTGGTTTTGGGGTGAATCTTCATTTGATCACTTCCAAATATTCGCATGTAAAGGCTATTATTAATTTTGACTTGCCTCAACATGCTCCTCTCTATGCTG ATGGAGTACTTGCATTGGTTTGCCACGTCTCTTCTCTCCGGGTTATGGAGATCTTCAAGTAG
- the LOC112695253 gene encoding protein CURVATURE THYLAKOID 1B, chloroplastic isoform X2 — protein MASTSSSTLTISSSSTLVDAKAPKHSSTSSPQSVTLPTLPLRTSKATAFCRKLARNVMAMATTGEAPPSAVATDVASVEVAELPEFVKTLQEAWDKVEDKYAVSSIAVFGGVALWGSTGVISAIDRLPLIPGLLEVVGIGYTGWFAYKNLVFKPDRDAFIRKVKETYKEIIGSSY, from the exons ATGgcttcaacctcttcctccacTCTCACTATATCGTCTTCATCAACACTTGTTGATGCCAAGGCTCCAAAGCATTCCTCAACTTCTTCCCCACAAAGTGTGACCCTTCCCACGCTTCCCCTTCGTACTTCCAAGGCCACTGCTTTTT GTCGCAAGCTCGCTCGCAATGTTATGGCCATGGCTACCACCGGAGAGGCTCCGCCGTCTGCGGTAGCAACAGATGTTGCCTCAGTTGAGGTGGCTGAGCTGCCTGAATTCGTCAAGACTCTTCAAGAAGCT TGGGACAAAGTTGAAGACAAATATGCAGTGAGCTCAATAGCCGTATTTGGTGGCGTTGCACTCTGGGGCTCCACTGGGGTCATCTCA GCAATTGATAGGCTTCCTTTAATTCCGGGGCTTCTTGAGGTCGTAGGCATTGGCTACACTGGG TGGTTTGCATATAAGAACCTAGTTTTCAAGCCAGACAG GGACGCTTTCATACGCAAAGTAAAAGAAACATACAAGGAAATAATAGGCAGCAGCTACTAA
- the LOC112695253 gene encoding protein CURVATURE THYLAKOID 1B, chloroplastic isoform X1 gives MASTSSSTLTISSSSTLVDAKAPKHSSTSSPQSVTLPTLPLRTSKATAFCRKLARNVMAMATTGEAPPSAVATDVASVEVAELPEFVKTLQEAWDKVEDKYAVSSIAVFGGVALWGSTGVISAIDRLPLIPGLLEVVGIGYTGVTPSNFTLIVFLNHRDAFIRKVKETYKEIIGSSY, from the exons ATGgcttcaacctcttcctccacTCTCACTATATCGTCTTCATCAACACTTGTTGATGCCAAGGCTCCAAAGCATTCCTCAACTTCTTCCCCACAAAGTGTGACCCTTCCCACGCTTCCCCTTCGTACTTCCAAGGCCACTGCTTTTT GTCGCAAGCTCGCTCGCAATGTTATGGCCATGGCTACCACCGGAGAGGCTCCGCCGTCTGCGGTAGCAACAGATGTTGCCTCAGTTGAGGTGGCTGAGCTGCCTGAATTCGTCAAGACTCTTCAAGAAGCT TGGGACAAAGTTGAAGACAAATATGCAGTGAGCTCAATAGCCGTATTTGGTGGCGTTGCACTCTGGGGCTCCACTGGGGTCATCTCA GCAATTGATAGGCTTCCTTTAATTCCGGGGCTTCTTGAGGTCGTAGGCATTGGCTACACTGGGGTAACTCCATCAAATTTTACTC TTATTGTCTTCCTCAATCACAGGGACGCTTTCATACGCAAAGTAAAAGAAACATACAAGGAAATAATAGGCAGCAGCTACTAA
- the LOC112695254 gene encoding transcription factor bHLH70, translated as MERLQLQGPLDSSLFGEHLEVSCLEQGFVHRESNFKVKEDEHEEQTLISSLEGNMPFLQMLQSVESPQHLKKPWEGTPYIPTLESEINEFEQYTRSGSDAATRLSKHHHQERVRKRKRGRESKDKDKEEVENQRMTHIAVERNRRRQMNEHLSVLKSLMHPSYIQRGDHASIIGGAIDFVKELEQLVESLEAQRRMRNKEEEDGGKEEASGGNEAKAERRSKVGGIEVSVIQSHVNLRIQCEKRAGLLINAIVALENLRLPILHLNITSSDSSVLYSFSLKIEEDSKLGSANEIAEAVDKILTSLRH; from the exons ATGGAGAGGCTTCAGCTTCAAGGACCCCTTGACTCCTCT TTGTTTGGTGAGCACCTAGAAGTGAGTTGCTTGGAACAAGGTTTTGTCCATAGAGAGAGTAACTTCAAAGTCAAGGAGGATGAACATGAAGAACAAACTTTGATATCAAGCTTGGAGGGTAACATGCCATTCCTTCAGATGCTTCAAAGCGTGGAATCCCCGCAGCATCTTAAGAAACCATGGGAAGGGACGCCCTACATACCCACATTGGAATCCGAAATCAATGAATTTGAACAGTACACACGTTCAGGCAGTGATGCTGCTACCAGGTTATCGAAACATCATCATCAGGAACGggtgaggaagaggaagagaggaagagaaagtAAAGACAAGGACAAGGAAGAGGTTGAGAACCAGCGCATGACCCACATTGCTGTGGAACGCAATAGGCGGCGCCAAATGAATGAGCATCTCAGTGTTCTAAAGTCTCTCATGCACCCTTCCTATATTCAAAGG GGTGACCATGCATCAATCATAGGGGGTGCAATAGACTTTGTGAAGGAATTGGAGCAGTTAGTTGAATCCCTTGAGGCCCAAAGAAGGATgagaaacaaggaagaagaggATGGTGGGAAAGAAGAAGCAAGTGGTGGCAATGAGGCTAAGGCTGAGAGAAGGTCAAAGGTGGGAGGCATTGAGGTGAGTGTGATTCAAAGCCATGTCAACTTGAGAATTCAGTGCGAGAAGAGAGCAGGGCTATTGATAAATGCAATCGTTGCATTGGAGAACCTAAGGCTCCCTATTCTTCATCTCAACATCACATCCTCAGATTCTTCAGTTCTCTATTCTTTCAGTCTCAAG ATTGAAGAAGACAGCAAGTTAGGGTCAGCAAATGAAATTGCAGAGGCAGTTGATAAGATATTGACTTCATTAAGACATTAA
- the LOC112695257 gene encoding NDR1/HIN1-like protein 12 — protein MAAEECRPPPTRAPTPPPPQLPPQPQPPYQHHHLPPLKDTEQDYYADKPPMGSPHKNDSSAAKRSMCAFLTIFLLLAGITLLVLWLVYRPYKPRFKVVGAAIYSLNTTTPPFMSTTMQFTLLIRNPNRRVSLYLDRFSAFVSYRNQAITQQVMLPPLHQDKHSTVSVAPVIGGTPVPVSAEVSNGLMVDQAYGVVGLRVVLLGRLRWKAGAIKTAHYGLYVRCDLVMGLKKGFVGQVPLLGAPPCHVDV, from the coding sequence ATGGCAGCAGAAGAGTGCCGCCCTCCTCCAACTCGAGCACCAACCCCTCCACCCCCACAGCTACCGCCACAGCCACAGCCACCATACCAACATCACCATCTTCCTCCTCTCAAAGACACCGAACAAGACTACTACGCGGACAAACCCCCCATGGGGTCTCCCCACAAGAACGATTCTTCAGCCGCCAAACGCTCTATGTGCGCCTTCCTCACCATCTTCCTCCTCCTTGCTGGCATCACTCTCCTCGTTCTCTGGCTCGTCTACCGTCCCTACAAGCCCCGCTTCAAAGTGGTAGGCGCCGCCATCTACTCCCTCAACACAACCACCCCGCCATTCATGTCCACCACCATGCAGTTCACCCTCCTCATTCGGAACCCAAACAGGCGCGTCTCCCTCTACCTGGACAGGTTCTCCGCCTTCGTGTCCTACAGGAACCAGGCCATCACGCAGCAGGTCATGCTGCCCCCCCTCCACCAGGACAAGCACAGCACCGTCTCTGTGGCCCCCGTCATCGGAGGCACCCCGGTTCCCGTCTCTGCGGAAGTTTCCAATGGTCTAATGGTGGACCAGGCATACGGAGTTGTGGGCCTGAGAGTGGTGCTCCTTGGGAGGCTGAGGTGGAAGGCTGGTGCCATTAAGACCGCTCACTACGGCCTCTATGTGAGGTGCGACCTTGTCATGGGTTTAAAGAAAGGCTTTGTTGGTCAggttcctcttcttggtgctccaccttgCCATGTCGATGTCTGA